In one window of Cytophagaceae bacterium ABcell3 DNA:
- the dnaA gene encoding chromosomal replication initiator protein DnaA: MYVVKDCKAVWNNCLRFIRETIGEQTFKTWFEPIVPVRLQNEVLTIQVPNHFFYEWLEEHYVNVLRKAIDLELGPQGRLEYSIIMDKGNEKFKPYTINMPTSGPAASAAAARQAAPPKPSADHRNIDLFGIPLNPKYTFDTFIEGDCNRLARSAGYAIANKPGITSFNPLMIYGGTGLGKTHLVQAIANEVNCRFPEKSVHFVASEKFSNQYIEAIKSHTFQNFYNFYLSVDVLIIDDVQFMAGKEKTQETFFQIFNHLHQSGKQIIMTSDRPPKDLKGMEERLLSRFKWGLSADMQQPDFETRIAIIQKKLEHEGIVISDDVLEYLAYSIDTNIRELEGVLISLIAQSSLTKKEIDLELAKHTLKNIVQEIECEVSIDFIQKFVAEYFNVPVDSLKAKTRKREIVIARQVSMYFSKNYTNMSLKTIGYHFGNRDHSTVIHAISAVNDMMDTDKKFNATMQELTKRLKLKSSV; encoded by the coding sequence ATGTACGTAGTAAAAGACTGTAAAGCAGTTTGGAATAACTGTCTCCGTTTTATTAGGGAAACCATAGGTGAACAAACGTTTAAGACGTGGTTTGAGCCTATTGTGCCCGTTCGACTACAAAATGAAGTACTAACGATTCAGGTTCCTAATCATTTTTTTTATGAGTGGTTAGAGGAGCACTACGTTAATGTATTACGAAAAGCAATTGACCTGGAGTTAGGACCTCAAGGTAGATTAGAATATTCTATTATAATGGACAAAGGCAATGAAAAATTTAAGCCTTATACCATTAATATGCCAACTTCAGGGCCGGCAGCTTCTGCAGCGGCAGCGCGTCAAGCAGCTCCACCTAAGCCTTCGGCCGATCATAGGAATATTGATCTTTTTGGCATTCCTCTAAACCCAAAGTATACTTTTGATACTTTTATAGAAGGGGACTGCAACAGACTGGCCAGATCAGCTGGTTATGCCATTGCGAACAAACCTGGTATTACTTCTTTTAACCCACTGATGATATATGGTGGTACCGGATTGGGCAAGACGCACCTTGTTCAAGCTATTGCCAATGAAGTAAACTGTAGGTTCCCTGAAAAGTCGGTGCACTTTGTAGCATCAGAGAAATTCTCGAACCAATATATAGAGGCAATAAAGAGCCATACTTTTCAGAACTTTTATAACTTTTACCTGAGTGTAGATGTGCTGATCATAGACGATGTACAGTTTATGGCCGGTAAGGAAAAAACACAAGAAACCTTCTTCCAGATTTTTAACCACCTACATCAGTCCGGTAAGCAGATTATAATGACAAGTGACAGGCCTCCTAAAGACCTCAAAGGTATGGAGGAACGTCTACTTTCTCGTTTTAAATGGGGATTGTCTGCAGATATGCAGCAGCCTGATTTTGAAACTCGTATTGCTATTATTCAGAAAAAGCTAGAGCACGAAGGAATTGTGATTTCTGACGATGTGTTGGAATACTTAGCTTATAGTATAGATACTAATATTCGTGAACTGGAAGGTGTGCTCATTTCTCTAATTGCACAGTCGTCGTTGACGAAGAAAGAAATAGACCTTGAGCTTGCTAAGCATACTTTAAAGAACATTGTTCAGGAAATAGAGTGTGAAGTTAGTATCGACTTTATTCAAAAGTTTGTAGCTGAATACTTTAATGTTCCGGTAGATTCATTAAAAGCTAAAACAAGAAAAAGAGAAATTGTCATCGCTCGACAGGTGTCTATGTATTTTTCAAAAAATTATACCAATATGTCACTTAAGACCATTGGGTACCATTTTGGAAACAGAGACCATAGTACTGTTATTCATGCCATTTCGGCAGTTAATGATATGATGGATACTGATAAAAAGTTTAATGCTACCATGCAGGAACTGACTAAACGCCTTAAGCTTAAGTCTTCAGTATAA
- the scpA gene encoding methylmalonyl-CoA mutase, with product MRPDLSKIKYPAQKQTKALFDASAGQPPFLRGPYASMYTGRPWTIRQYAGYSTAEESNAFYHRNLKAGQKGLSVAFDLATHRGYDSDHPRVTGDVGKAGVAIDTVEDMKILFKGIPLDQISVSMTMNGAVIPILAFYIVAAEEQGVSPDQLSGTIQNDILKEFMVRNTYIYPPAPSMRVIADIFRYTSKNMPKYNSISISGYHMHEAGATAEIELAYTLADGLEYVRTGLEAGIVIDDFAPRLSFFWGIGMNFFAEIAKMRAGRMLWAGLMKQFSPKKEKSLILRTHCQTSGWSLTAQDPYNNVIRTCIEALAAVHGHTQSLHTNALDEALALPTDFSAKIARDTQLFLQKETGICQAIDPWGGSWQVESLTQELCQKATSLINEVEQIGGMTKAIEQGLPKMRIEEAAAIKQARIDSGKDVIIGLNKYKLPESQQIDLLNIDNNEVLQKQLIKLKEVKENRNSEEVDAVLEKVYRCAESGQGNLLEIAIEAARKRATLGEISEAMEKSFGRYKATVNPVSGVYLRESSTQENVIEARKLSEEFIKLDGRRPRILVAKMGQDGHDRGARIIASAFADLGFDVDIAPLFQTPQEVAMQAIDNDVHVIGISSLAAGHKTLIPALIKELKDADSEHILVIAGGVIPPDDYDFLYKNGVTEVFGPGTVIPDAAVKLLKKLSELYS from the coding sequence ATGCGTCCAGACTTAAGTAAAATAAAGTATCCTGCCCAAAAGCAAACCAAAGCCCTTTTCGATGCTTCTGCTGGGCAACCTCCGTTTCTTCGCGGCCCATATGCTAGCATGTATACAGGAAGGCCATGGACGATCAGGCAATATGCAGGGTATTCAACAGCAGAAGAGTCGAATGCATTTTACCATAGAAATTTAAAGGCAGGCCAAAAAGGTCTCTCCGTCGCGTTTGACCTTGCAACGCACAGAGGTTATGATTCTGACCACCCAAGGGTAACTGGCGATGTAGGAAAAGCAGGTGTGGCCATTGATACAGTAGAGGACATGAAAATACTTTTTAAAGGAATTCCTCTAGATCAAATATCTGTATCTATGACCATGAATGGTGCCGTCATACCAATTCTGGCTTTTTATATAGTTGCAGCCGAGGAGCAAGGTGTTTCCCCCGACCAACTAAGCGGAACCATACAAAACGATATTTTAAAAGAGTTTATGGTTCGAAATACGTATATCTACCCTCCTGCCCCATCGATGCGCGTTATAGCTGACATTTTTAGATACACTTCTAAGAATATGCCAAAGTATAATTCCATCAGCATAAGCGGCTATCATATGCACGAAGCAGGAGCCACGGCGGAGATAGAATTGGCCTATACACTTGCAGATGGCCTGGAATATGTACGCACAGGTCTAGAGGCAGGAATTGTCATTGATGATTTTGCTCCAAGGCTGTCGTTTTTCTGGGGTATTGGCATGAACTTCTTTGCAGAAATAGCCAAAATGCGGGCTGGAAGAATGTTATGGGCTGGCTTAATGAAGCAGTTTAGCCCTAAAAAAGAGAAGTCGTTGATACTACGCACACACTGTCAGACCTCTGGCTGGAGCCTTACCGCCCAAGACCCTTACAACAACGTTATACGGACTTGTATAGAGGCCTTAGCGGCTGTCCATGGCCACACTCAGTCTTTACATACCAATGCATTAGACGAAGCATTGGCATTGCCGACAGACTTTTCAGCAAAAATAGCCAGAGATACCCAACTATTTCTGCAAAAAGAAACGGGAATATGCCAAGCAATCGACCCTTGGGGAGGCTCTTGGCAGGTAGAAAGTTTAACCCAGGAGCTATGTCAAAAAGCAACAAGTTTAATCAATGAGGTCGAGCAAATAGGAGGAATGACTAAGGCTATTGAACAGGGATTACCCAAAATGAGAATTGAAGAAGCTGCGGCCATTAAGCAGGCTCGTATTGATTCCGGCAAAGATGTCATCATCGGCTTAAATAAATACAAGCTTCCAGAATCACAGCAAATAGATCTTTTGAATATCGACAATAACGAAGTGCTGCAAAAGCAGTTAATTAAATTAAAGGAGGTAAAAGAAAACAGAAATAGCGAAGAAGTAGATGCGGTTCTGGAAAAGGTCTACAGATGTGCAGAAAGTGGCCAGGGCAACTTATTGGAAATAGCTATTGAAGCAGCCAGAAAAAGGGCCACATTAGGAGAAATATCAGAAGCAATGGAAAAGTCTTTTGGAAGATATAAAGCAACCGTAAACCCTGTATCTGGCGTTTATTTGCGTGAGTCTTCAACACAGGAAAATGTAATAGAAGCCAGGAAACTCTCTGAAGAGTTCATAAAACTGGACGGCAGAAGGCCAAGGATATTAGTAGCAAAAATGGGACAAGATGGCCATGACCGAGGGGCAAGGATTATTGCTTCTGCTTTTGCGGACCTTGGGTTTGACGTGGACATTGCTCCGCTATTCCAAACACCTCAAGAGGTTGCGATGCAAGCCATAGACAATGATGTGCATGTAATTGGCATCTCTAGTTTGGCCGCAGGACATAAAACCCTTATCCCTGCTTTGATAAAGGAGCTAAAAGATGCTGACTCAGAACATATACTTGTCATAGCAGGTGGCGTAATTCCGCCAGATGATTATGATTTTCTATACAAAAATGGGGTAACAGAAGTATTTGGCCCTGGAACCGTAATACCAGATGCAGCTGTCAAACTTCTTAAGAAGCTTTCGGAATTGTATAGCTAA
- a CDS encoding methylmalonyl-CoA mutase family protein, which yields MKDFSDIFPDPSYEQWLKSAEKETGKKVNAWEPYQAIKLLPLYIKKQTPYSFHLPSKNKKFIIRENQVQTIEQAKQAMELGAEGVMIDERSPDISNIVNYCTSKASIHIKAGQTASAILAQPEGRLLITNTGSFIYNLAQENTEDMAKDFASNISFAKDTPFRLLEIRYTATANEEQDPAEELAILLHEAMEIIYKLQQKNIATDIILKHLSFSVSLSNKFFLSLAKIRALLYLWKEISQQYSSNPTTVPIHGYTTRIKGTAEQHYILLSNTIQVMSGIAGGCDSVEIEKLEKHENISDYNRNIGHLLHHEAFFNKQPDPGAGSYYIEQATKAIFEKALKIMKEKKNASRLK from the coding sequence ATGAAAGATTTTTCAGACATATTTCCAGACCCATCCTATGAACAGTGGCTAAAGAGCGCTGAAAAAGAAACAGGCAAAAAAGTAAATGCTTGGGAACCATATCAAGCAATAAAACTCTTGCCTTTGTATATAAAGAAACAAACACCTTATTCATTTCACCTACCTAGCAAGAACAAAAAGTTCATAATCAGAGAAAACCAAGTCCAAACCATAGAGCAAGCCAAACAGGCTATGGAACTAGGTGCGGAAGGGGTAATGATTGACGAACGCAGCCCTGACATATCAAACATAGTCAACTATTGCACGTCCAAAGCCTCTATTCATATTAAGGCAGGGCAAACTGCTTCAGCCATATTAGCTCAGCCCGAGGGAAGGTTACTGATCACTAACACCGGCTCTTTTATATATAACCTAGCACAAGAAAATACAGAAGATATGGCCAAAGACTTTGCTAGCAACATAAGTTTTGCCAAAGATACGCCTTTTCGGCTGTTAGAAATAAGATATACAGCCACCGCCAACGAAGAACAAGATCCTGCGGAAGAGCTCGCCATATTGCTGCATGAGGCAATGGAAATAATTTACAAGCTCCAACAGAAAAACATTGCTACTGATATAATTTTAAAGCACCTGTCTTTTTCCGTAAGCCTTAGCAATAAGTTTTTTCTATCATTGGCTAAAATAAGGGCATTGCTATACCTGTGGAAAGAGATCTCTCAGCAATACAGCAGTAACCCGACCACAGTGCCTATCCATGGTTATACAACAAGAATAAAAGGCACGGCTGAACAACATTACATATTGCTCAGTAATACTATTCAAGTCATGAGCGGTATTGCCGGAGGCTGCGATTCTGTAGAAATAGAAAAGTTAGAAAAGCATGAAAACATTAGCGACTACAACAGGAACATCGGGCACCTGCTCCACCATGAAGCGTTTTTCAATAAACAACCTGACCCTGGTGCAGGCTCGTATTATATAGAACAAGCGACTAAAGCAATTTTTGAAAAAGCATTAAAAATCATGAAGGAGAAGAAAAATGCGTCCAGACTTAAGTAA
- a CDS encoding trypsin-like peptidase domain-containing protein, producing the protein MKSLLKILLISLVAGSTGAYIYSKFSPQIQEVIYYQSPDSSLNTLRFASDKKMTEINQDFVSASSLSTPSVVFIKTASMQQSQMSMFDWFFGGGNQRVSGSGSGVIYTHDGYIITNNHVIDKADDIEVIHNKRTYAAEVIGRDPSSDLAILKIDAEDLPAVKLGHSHKVNIGEWVLAVGNPFNLTSTVTAGIVSAKGRNINVVSSQFPIESFIQTDAAINPGNSGGALINLQGELIGINTAILSKTGSYTGYGFAVPSDIVKKVAKDLIKYGELQKAFFGANVSDLNFELVQELDLKVKTFDGVLVDVIQQSGAAQIAGLKKGDIIIKLDEVDILHKSNFDEFLACSSPGDEVKVTYIRGGKIKEGVVTLTNREGTTDILKREIFTAESLGVDLEAISKVERDKMGIEGGVRIVRVKGGLIRRLGINEGFTIISINKNPVTTPQQVEEYLSNARGRVIIEGITTNGVRGHYSYIF; encoded by the coding sequence ATGAAAAGCCTATTAAAAATTCTACTTATATCTTTGGTTGCAGGGTCAACCGGCGCATATATCTATAGCAAGTTCAGCCCCCAAATACAAGAGGTTATATACTATCAAAGCCCTGATTCAAGCCTCAACACCTTAAGGTTTGCCAGCGACAAAAAAATGACGGAAATAAATCAAGATTTTGTTTCCGCTTCATCTTTAAGCACTCCTTCGGTAGTTTTTATAAAAACCGCTTCCATGCAGCAAAGCCAAATGAGCATGTTCGACTGGTTTTTCGGAGGTGGTAACCAAAGGGTTTCCGGCTCTGGTTCTGGGGTAATATACACCCACGATGGATACATAATCACGAACAACCATGTTATAGACAAGGCCGATGACATAGAAGTGATCCATAACAAAAGAACCTATGCCGCAGAAGTAATAGGCAGAGACCCTTCTTCAGATTTGGCAATATTAAAAATTGACGCCGAAGATCTTCCAGCTGTAAAGTTAGGACACTCACATAAAGTAAATATCGGAGAATGGGTGTTGGCAGTAGGCAACCCGTTTAACCTCACCTCAACAGTAACCGCAGGTATAGTAAGTGCCAAAGGACGTAATATAAATGTAGTAAGCAGCCAGTTTCCAATTGAGTCTTTTATTCAAACAGACGCGGCTATCAACCCCGGCAATAGTGGAGGGGCATTGATCAATTTGCAGGGAGAGCTTATTGGAATCAACACAGCCATTCTATCAAAAACAGGTTCATATACAGGGTATGGTTTTGCAGTCCCTTCTGATATCGTAAAAAAAGTAGCTAAAGATTTAATTAAATATGGAGAGCTTCAAAAAGCTTTCTTTGGTGCCAATGTCAGTGACTTGAATTTTGAACTGGTGCAAGAGCTTGACTTAAAAGTAAAAACTTTCGACGGTGTGTTGGTTGACGTCATTCAACAAAGCGGCGCCGCACAAATCGCTGGTTTGAAAAAAGGAGACATCATTATAAAACTAGACGAGGTTGATATCCTTCACAAGAGCAACTTTGATGAGTTTTTGGCTTGCTCATCTCCTGGCGATGAAGTTAAGGTAACTTATATCAGAGGCGGAAAAATAAAAGAAGGGGTTGTTACACTTACCAACAGAGAAGGAACCACCGATATCCTCAAAAGAGAAATTTTCACAGCGGAATCACTAGGTGTTGACTTAGAGGCCATTTCGAAAGTAGAAAGAGACAAAATGGGCATAGAGGGTGGTGTGAGAATAGTAAGAGTAAAAGGCGGGTTAATCAGGAGGTTAGGCATTAACGAAGGTTTCACAATTATTTCCATCAATAAAAACCCAGTAACAACCCCTCAGCAGGTAGAAGAGTATTTAAGCAATGCCAGAGGAAGGGTTATCATTGAAGGCATTACGACAAATGGAGTAAGAGGGCACTATTCATATATCTTCTAA